ttttcgcgaaaaacacatatttcctcaaaaaccgcaaaaatattttcggccaaaaccgtaaaaatgctatttttccgccgaaacgtaaaaaattatattttagttattttattaacaagtccacctCGATGCAGAtggaaattaaaaaatgaaaagtaaacgaacatagttgcatttAGATAattcatctggatgcatggacgaaatgaagaaacgaacaatACCCAGATGGAACATCTGGATAACacatctagatggaccatctggatgcatcttccagatgtacaaaAGAAGAGGGCGTTACGGTTTCTCAGAAGTCGAAACTGTATATAACATGATTACTTCCCAGTTcccacaaaataatatatacagctatatatgaatattataaacataaaactttgaataattttttgaaactcacaaaataatagtattcacgatattatttattttagcaattattattattatgataaagattatagtatttactgcaaaaaaaaaaatcataggaataaattatgttatttttggttctattttttttttattttttgggttCTGTTGTGAATAAAAtcttgaaaaattcaaatttcataattatagtataatttatttctttgtttGGTGATTAAATATCCAAAGAAAGGTGAAAAATCTTGAACGTATTAAATGATAAAGGATCGGTTTCGATTTGCTTTGCTGAGTTCCAATTTCAGCTCGGACCCGGTTCGTTTTTCTAATCCAAATATCGGTTTGATACATAGCCGGAAATAGCTACCCTCAAAACGATTTCCACCTCTTTCAAGAAACCCTAATCATCTCGCGTCTCCATCAGAAACCAGCTTCCCGAAGCTTCCTTGCTTCCTTCTCTTGTTCTCTCCTTTCATCTCTCTATCAATCTGGAACCCTAATTATCAATCGCTTTCAAGAATCCGCTTGTAGAAAGATCAGATTTTTTCCATCTCCCTCGTAGTAAATTAGTGACGATTGCATCCCTTATCCACTGCTTGCATCAGATCGTTTTCCTGTTCTGGGTTTTTGTAAAGATCGCACCTTTTTAGCTGTTTGTTATCTGAATCTTTGAttgtttgagagagagagagaaaggaaagaTGTTTGGTGGTGGAAACAGGAGAGACGAGGGATCGATGCCGATTCAGAACACTAACTTGTTCGCTGCTTTGGACACtcgcaagaagaagaagaagtcggaTAAGGCTGGTGGTAAGAGCAAGGGTTCGTCGTCATCGCACAAGGAGCCTGAGCCTCAGGTCTTCTGGGCACCTACGCCTCTCAAAGCTAAGGCTTGGGCGGATATCGACAGTgacgatgaagatgatgacTATTTCGTTACCACTGCTCCGCCCCACGCCTTGTGGAATGCTTCTGAAGCGTCTCATTCTGATGTGAAAGAGACTCACGTTGAGGTACTTATAGTggtattggttttttttttatttgctgtTGAGCTCCCTCATAGGCTGTCTACTTGACGGATGAATCTCTGGTGCCTTCCTTGTGTTAAATTGGTTTCATAAAATTGCAAATAAACCTCTTGAGATTTCTACTACCGTTTGAAACTACTCTCGTTCAGGACTTAAGGTTTTACCTTTCTTGATAGATggatgataaaatatattatgatgaGTTTGCTTTTAATGTAGCAGGAAAGTGAAAGTGAAGAGGATAACCTTGAtgaaggtgatgatgatgatgatttggaaGAAGAGCATGAGACGCAAGTTCATCCACAAGCAGAGCCTGAGGTGAAGAAGGCTCCTGAAGTTCCTGCACCACCCAAGGAGGCGGAGAGGCAGCTTTCCAAGAAAGAGAGGAGACAGAAGGAACTTGCCGAGCTTGAGGCTTTGTTAGCAGATTTTGGAGTTGCACCCACTGGTCAAGACAACACTCAAGGTATCTATCACACAGGCACGCAATGATGTCTTACATATGTGGACAGCTTTCTACACTGGCTTATTATTACGGGCTGAGGTAGTCATTTTTGCTAATACTGATAAGTGTTTCTTCTGCAAATACCTAACAGATAatcaagagaagaaagaagtcagtggagatggagagaagaaggagaacgCAACAGGAGAATCAAAGGcctcaaagaagaagaaaaagaaggataAACAGAAGGAGGCAAAAGAGTCTCAGGAAGAAGTGAAGAGCAACGCAGATGCTGCTGGAGGTGAGTCTGCTGAGCAGGAGGGGGAGGCTTCTTCTTCCATGGATATCCAAGAACGGCTCAAGAAGATTgcatcgatgaagaagaagaagtcaagCAAAGAGACTGATGCCGCTGCAAAAATTGCTGCACAAGAAGCAGCTGCGAGGAAGGCAAAGCTGGCTGccgcaaagaagaagaaagagaagagtcACTACAACCAGCAGCCAGTGAGGTGAAATCAATCACCCACCCAAACCTGTTTTGATATATGATGAACATGTGTTTCCCTCTTTCTGTTGATATGAGACTTTACTCTTTGATAAAATCTGTTGAAAGGGGGGGATGTGTTTGGGTCGTACTTTTAGAGATATGACTTtgatctttttaaatttatgttatacAATGGGACATAACCAGAAAAGATTTGTCTTTGAGTTTGTTTtgctcttcttttcttttgtcttttgtaTTCTCTCGTTCCCACTAGAATCATGTCAGGTGCATATGCTTTGATTGCTGTTATTTTTAAGAATGTCCTTGCTGGATGAAatccataacccgaaataccataaaacgAGTCTCATTCggtatatattttgtatatagtCTTAAACCTAAGGTTTTGtctttaattaaaagttaatcGGCTAAGAGATTGGTGGCCAATTCGCCGGGGAAGTAGAAATGTTGAGAAGAGTGATCGGTAGTGTGGCGGTTAGCTCACGgaggtgatgatgatgaggaagataaTGGGATTAACCAGTTGTTCGTACATGTAGCTGTCTCAAAGCAAAGGCAAGCTGATTCTCTGCATTTTCTTTGCGGGTTTGACCCTGATGCATTAGGTATTCACTCTGTTTCCATGAGGCCAAAGCTCGAGGCTTTGGAGTTGTCTGATGATCCCACTCAATACACAGGCCCTTCTTTTGTGTAAGTGTGTTCTTCCACAAACTTTTCTTACAACCTTGTTCATTAGTATAACAGTCTTTTTTAGCTTTCAAGATTTGCCTACAAATAAAGGATTTAGTCTTTGGCCTGCTCTTTTAttcatttctcaattctaaGAAAAAGGATTGTGATTGTTTTCACAGAGAAGATGAGAGACGTATTCCATAGTTTCCTAGAGCAGCGGGGAGTGAACGAGAGTCTCTTCCCGTTTCTTCAGGCATGGCTTTATGTAAAGGACCACCGTAACTTGCTGCGATGGTTCAAATCAGTTGGCACACATATGTTCATGAACACCCATCTCCCGAAAACGCTTTAGATCTTCATCAGAAGTACGTATCTTTCGGAAGGGCACTATACCACTCTTTAATGATACAGTCACTTTTTTGCTTATCTCTACCCGTTTAAAGTAAACATATGCATCAAGCTGTGACGTTATCATACTCACTCTACTCTCTTAACACTTTTAAAGAATAAGTAGAACATATTCAAGGTCCAGTATAAAGTTTCCATTATAGAATATTGACATCTATACCAGTCATCTATTGATAAGGCAATTCAGCTGCACAAGGTATTGAAAGAGCCCTCTGGCTCTCGTATAAAGGTTCTTCTGTTCGTGATAAGATTCAGagaataaacaaacaaacaaaaaaaagtatctaGAACACACGCAAACTCAAATCACTGATTTTCAAAACTCTCCTACGTGTTGAGAGggttttaatttacaaaagcaAAAAAGGCAATTCTTCTTAACGATGAGGCTCAGAAGCAAACGCCGTTTTGTGTATCGCTGTGTACCATTTTCTCTAACATCGAGCAAATGTCTAGATGATGCTGTGGGCCAAACCGTTATCAACTCTATGTTCATTCCTTTGTTGTTGAGCGTTACCCTCTTCCCCAGAAGAGAGGGAGGTTAAGACCCCCTGACTTGTCAGATCAGAGTTCTTCTCCCCAACTTCACTCTTGCAAAGAGGGCAACTGGCATTGATCTTCAGCCACTTGTCAACGCAGTCTTTGTGGAAGAAATGTGAACAAGGAAGCTCTCTTAACTCTTCGTTATTCGCATATTTCGCTAAGCAAATGCAACagacctgcaaaaaaaaaaaacaattgtaaCTAGTCAAGATACTTGATCTGTACGTGTGCAGAGTCAAAAGTGTAAGCAAAAACTCACAGCGTCTTCTCCTGAAATGGCACGTTCGTTATCTGTTCCAGCCGCCACAACTCCACCTTCGCTACTACTCGAACCACCACTTCTGCTTTTCTTCAGCTTAAACTTATGGGTAGGCAATGCGTTTATCGACTCAGTTGTAGCACCACGGGGTTGAGTTAAATCTTCTCTGTATCCGAGAATAGAGATAATGCACGGCAAACAACAACATATAGTTGTGCAGAGGATGAAAGGCATGGCGTAGCCAATACAGCTAAAGGTGAGAAACACTAAACATAACCTATAgaacattcaaaaaaaaaaaaaggttaagagTCTTTTCTTTGACAAATGTACCGAAAAGGTTTGAAACCGAACCTGTACAAGTTAGGAGCCTCGGATGCAGATGAATGCCCTCCGAATATCCAGACGTTACCTACCACAAACCATATCGCAAAGAAGCAATCCAGAGCCATTTTGAAGTACTCCATAAGAACTTTTAGCCTAAAACCCAAAACCAAATACTCAAATGATTGCAACATAGGCGCGTAAAGACATGTATGTATACCTGGCAGCGCTTATGAAGCCAGGGTATCTACTACCACCACGAGAAGacgtgttgttgttgttggtctGTCGAGCATCTCCTCCTTCAGATGACCTGGATATGGAGAAGGCGAATGGCCCAGCTGCAACGTTAAGATTAGGACGATGATGCTGTGCAGAATCCTGTTCAGAGGGGTGACTGGAATGGTGGTAATATCTCCAGTACAGGAGAGGGAGCGTTGCAACGCATCCACAGGCGTAACCAAcaatccaagcaaacaagggtGCACGCGGATGCTCGTGTTTAGACAAAGACAAAACGACTATAGCTGCAATGATCTGGCCGAGAGTGAGGAGTAGCTCAATGGAAATCCATAGGCCAGAGTTCAAAGGACTGCGTCTGCGACGTGGGGTTCTAGGATTCGACCGcacagaagaagaggaagaagctgTAACTGGGTGAGAGACAGAAGCAGTAGAAGGTCTCTCCTCTTCCTCATCCAAAACGTGATGAGAAGAGGAGCTTGGAATGTCAATGATGTGGTCATTTTGGGGTAGATGATGAGCTGATGATTGTTCCATGAATGGGTAGATTAAGGTGGTTATGACCTTTAGTTGTCAGAAGAGAAAACACCCATCTAGGTTTTGTAATACCATGGAAACTCACTCAAACTTTGACGTCCTGCAAAAcccataaaacaaaaacatcaaatgGGGTTTCTCAGTTCATGAAATTGAGAGAGACAAGTAAgcattaaaccctaaaatcatcAATTCATTAACAAACCCTAATTAGCAGATGGAATTGAGAAGAA
The window above is part of the Brassica napus cultivar Da-Ae chromosome C3, Da-Ae, whole genome shotgun sequence genome. Proteins encoded here:
- the LOC106389990 gene encoding E3 ubiquitin-protein ligase At1g63170 translates to MEQSSAHHLPQNDHIIDIPSSSSHHVLDEEEERPSTASVSHPVTASSSSSVRSNPRTPRRRRSPLNSGLWISIELLLTLGQIIAAIVVLSLSKHEHPRAPLFAWIVGYACGCVATLPLLYWRYYHHSSHPSEQDSAQHHRPNLNVAAGPFAFSISRSSEGGDARQTNNNNTSSRGGSRYPGFISAARLKVLMEYFKMALDCFFAIWFVVGNVWIFGGHSSASEAPNLYRLCLVFLTFSCIGYAMPFILCTTICCCLPCIISILGYREDLTQPRGATTESINALPTHKFKLKKSRSGGSSSSEGGVVAAGTDNERAISGEDAVCCICLAKYANNEELRELPCSHFFHKDCVDKWLKINASCPLCKSEVGEKNSDLTSQGVLTSLSSGEEGNAQQQRNEHRVDNGLAHSII
- the LOC106389991 gene encoding nucleolin isoform X1 gives rise to the protein MFGGGNRRDEGSMPIQNTNLFAALDTRKKKKKSDKAGGKSKGSSSSHKEPEPQVFWAPTPLKAKAWADIDSDDEDDDYFVTTAPPHALWNASEASHSDVKETHVEQESESEEDNLDEGDDDDDLEEEHETQVHPQAEPEVKKAPEVPAPPKEAERQLSKKERRQKELAELEALLADFGVAPTGQDNTQDNQEKKEVSGDGEKKENATGESKASKKKKKKDKQKEAKESQEEVKSNADAAGGESAEQEGEASSSMDIQERLKKIASMKKKKSSKETDAAAKIAAQEAAARKAKLAAAKKKKEKSHYNQQPVR
- the LOC106389991 gene encoding aspartic and glutamic acid-rich protein isoform X2, translated to MFGGGNRRDEGSMPIQNTNLFAALDTRKKKKKSDKAGGKSKGSSSSHKEPEPQVFWAPTPLKAKAWADIDSDDEDDDYFVTTAPPHALWNASEASHSDVKETHVEESESEEDNLDEGDDDDDLEEEHETQVHPQAEPEVKKAPEVPAPPKEAERQLSKKERRQKELAELEALLADFGVAPTGQDNTQDNQEKKEVSGDGEKKENATGESKASKKKKKKDKQKEAKESQEEVKSNADAAGGESAEQEGEASSSMDIQERLKKIASMKKKKSSKETDAAAKIAAQEAAARKAKLAAAKKKKEKSHYNQQPVR